In the genome of Mytilus edulis chromosome 3, xbMytEdul2.2, whole genome shotgun sequence, one region contains:
- the LOC139518119 gene encoding protein FAM43A-like, producing MSLFNWKKSLAISEKEPTFKVRYLGNVQTAMMKGEGCVDKPVTIIWNNYTRSSHPGLEMKLTITSSGLSAYTKEQGITEYRAHRISYCIAHPKYPRLFVWVYRHEGKKMKVELRCHAVLCKTEAKAKALAVQLHEKLKFALKEFCREKTRKQNSRLVLQRTNSLPQSGEILPKRTQFLSTGQKFKPPISKSNTAPKLGDIWEDPIDEELAEIDEEDDMLDEEEPQSPTVRALDLGGKPIDVDSLSNRVIDLEIGNNIDELKLNSDVQFCLNGDSDDESSESGFHEQDQEGIKDGVNTIDSTSLEGEVCENPSGEVLEERTVMTCL from the coding sequence atGAGTCTTTTTAACTGGAAAAAGAGTTTGGCAATAAGTGAAAAAGAACCTACATTTAAAGTTCGATATCTTGGGAATGTACAAACCGCTATGATGAAAGGAGAGGGTTGTGTTGACAAGCCAGTAACAATTATCTGGAATAATTATACGCGAAGTTCACATCCTGGTTTGGAAATGAAGTTGACAATCACGAGTTCTGGACTGAGTGCCTACACAAAAGAGCAGGGGATCACTGAATACCGTGCTCATCGTATTTCTTATTGTATTGCTCACCCAAAATACCCTAGATTATTTGTCTGGGTTTATAGACATGAAGGTAAGAAAATGAAAGTTGAACTACGATGTCATGCAGTTTTGTGCAAAACCGAGGCAAAGGCGAAGGCACTTGCAGTTCAATTACACGAGAAACTTAAATTTGCCTTAAAGGAATTTTGCAGAGAAAAAACACGGAAACAGAATTCACGATTAGTGTTGCAAAGAACTAATTCATTACCTCAGTCCGGTGAAATTTTGCCTAAAAGGACTCAGTTTTTGAGCACAGGACAAAAATTCAAACCAccaatttcaaaatcaaacacGGCACCCAAACTAGGTGACATATGGGAGGACCCAATTGATGAAGAATTAGCAGAAATCGACGAGGAAGATGACATGCTCGATGAAGAAGAACCACAATCACCCACGGTTAGAGCATTAGACTTGGGGGGCAAACCAATTGATGTGGATTCTCTTAGTAATCGTGTTATAGACCTTGAAATCGGAAACAATATAGACGAATTAAAATTGAATAGTGATGTACAATTCTGTTTAAACGGTGACTCAGATGATGAAAGTTCTGAGTCTGGTTTTCACGAGCAAGATCAAGAAGGGATCAAAGACGGTGTGAACACGATAGATAGTACAAGTCTAGAGGGCGAAGTATGTGAGAATCCGTCAGGGGAAGTTCTAGAAGAACGTACAGTGATGACATGTTTATAA
- the LOC139518125 gene encoding uncharacterized protein: MGKHNPVNTVEKCDEWLCTRTKKKIDTVPVTGRRACLSRPLRNIGNLIKSSPPPEELKTHTKQSKLVNFFGKKLSDTLNNESCNIVQLSENSEELPTLSGIRKIDYTSNQTRCSFHTDKKGDNFTLKSQESEEDCVNEKGSQFCKEGDDELPPLKSPYYNKRRRSSDSCLPNKHPKYECEISYVNKNQLLKKDTTQESDQSDSSSLEQFSCNSNHCDSQNQSNSFQLRNPTRKNHISASSSSLEGNKEHNFGGNVLLEDRIHKHFDNVPVVTQTSNIKPRTCDILNHELHFMSKTPLKRSGIQTCDHLLNNDLDLMSEVKPPMKPSRVSHLFDIPNTELDFYSEVQAPIERTSVLQHKSEIPNTELDFLSEVQAPIERTSVLQHTSDIPITELDLLSETQHCTELPFSSSDLNSDFMTDIDSPIKHSATLEQIQYEWNMGSCKDHQRKLINTQDADKELENFSLDNDSQISL, encoded by the exons ATAGACACAGTACCAGTTACAGGAAGAAGAGCTTGTTTATCTAGGCCATTGAGAAATATTGGTAATCTCATAAAAAGTTCTCCTCCCCCTGAAGAATTAAAGACACACACAAAACAAAGTAAACTCGTAAATTTCTTTGGGAAAAAACTATCAG ATACATTAAACAACGAATCTTGCAATATTGTCCAGCTATCAGAAAATTCTGAAGAGTTACCTACCTTGTCTGGTATTAGAAAGATTGATTATACATCCAATCAAACAAGGTGTTCATTTCATACAGACAAGAAGGGAGATAACTTTACTCTGAAGTCTCAAGAAAGTGAAGAAGATTGTGTCAATGAGAAGGGCTCTCAGTTCTGTAAAGAAGGAGATGATGAATTACCTCCCCTTAAATCACCTTATTATAATAAAAGAAGAAGGAGTTCTGATTCTTGTCTGCCAAATAAACATCCAAAATATGAATGTGAGATTTCATATGTGAACAaaaatcaacttttaaaaaaagatacTACTCAAGAGTCTGATCAGTCAGACAGTAGTTCCTTGGAACAGTTCAGTTGTAACTCCAATCATTGTGATAGTCAAAATCAAAGTAATTCTTTTCAATTGAGGAACCCAACAAGAAAAAACCATATCAGTGCATCTTCTTCATCTCTAGAGGGAAATAAGGAACATAATTTTGGTGGAAATGTGTTATTGGAGGACAGAATACACAAACACTTTGATAACGTTCCTGTTGTAACACAAACTAGTAATATCAAACCTAGAACATGTGATATCCTTAACCATGAACttcattttatgtcaaaaactCCATTGAAAAGATCTGGAATTCAGACATGTGATCATTTATTGaacaatgaccttgaccttatgtCTGAGGTTAAACCTCCAATGAAACCTTCAAGAGTATCACATTTATTTGATATACCAAACACAGAACTTGACTTTTATTCAGAGGTTCAGGCACCAATAGAACGAACCAGTGTCTTACAACATAAATCTGAAATACCAAACACTGAACTTGATTTTCTTTCAGAGGTTCAGGCACCAATAGAACGAACCAGTGTCTTACAACATACATCTGATATACCAATTACAGAACTGGACCTTCTTTCAGAGACTCAACATTGTACAGAGCTGCCTTTTTCATCAAGTGATTTGAACTCTGACTTTATGACTGATATTGACTCTCCAATAAAACATTCAGCAACActtgagcaaatacaatatgaaTGGAACATGGGCTCATGTAAAGATCATCAAAGAAAGTTGATTAACACACAAGATGCTGACAAAGAGCTTGAAAACTTTTCATTAGATAATGATTCTCAGATAAGTTTGTAA